The DNA sequence GAAGCTTTACCCGACAGTGGACGGATGACGGAGTACTAGTGCCCTGTTGACGAAGTTCTGCAACGATTCCACTCGCGGAAGCGGTTGCGGGTGAACGACCAGTCCAGCGGAGAGGCGTAGTGCTGGTTGTGGTGGTCGATGCTGGCCTGGACGTGGCCGGGGAACTCCCCCGGGCCGTCCCACGCCCGGTCCCGCAGGTACCGGCGGCTGAACCGGGACAGGGCGCACTCGCCCTGGTTCAGCCACGACGCCCCGGTGGGCGTGAAGTGGAACCGCACCCGCCCGCCGCGGGCGGCGAGCCAGGCGCGGGTGTGGGCCGAGTCGTGCGTCGGGCCGTTGTCCATGACGTAGTGCACGCGGGGCGCGTCCTTCGGCCCGGGCAGCAGGGCCAGGTGCCGGTCCAGGGCGGCGGTGAGCCGCGGGCCGCGGTTGAGGTCCATCGCCTCCCCGAACAGCCGGCCCGTCACCACGTCGTGGACCAGCAGCAGGTTCCCGGTCCCGTGGCGGATGTACTCGTGCTCCCGCCGTAGCGGGCACCCCGGCCGCATCGGCAGGTCCGGCAGGTCGCGGCCCAGGAGTTGGACCTGCGTCTTCTCGTCCAGGCAAAACACCCACTCGCCCCGCGCCCGCA is a window from the Azospirillaceae bacterium genome containing:
- a CDS encoding IS630 family transposase, whose translation is MACRKPAELGLPLVRWSCRSLAARLVEDEVFTEVHYTTIYLLLAGADLRPHRVLYWKRSHDPLFVEKAVHVLWYYEMAASLRARGEWVFCLDEKTQVQLLGRDLPDLPMRPGCPLRREHEYIRHGTGNLLLVHDVVTGRLFGEAMDLNRGPRLTAALDRHLALLPGPKDAPRVHYVMDNGPTHDSAHTRAWLAARGGRVRFHFTPTGASWLNQGECALSRFSRRYLRDRAWDGPGEFPGHVQASIDHHNQHYASPLDWSFTRNRFREWNRCRTSSTGH